One segment of Pontibacter akesuensis DNA contains the following:
- a CDS encoding OstA-like protein: MNYTKLLFSLVFSLMAVVVFGQQRPKPAQTEKVPVDLVNADSLVGGVFNGKKIDKLIGSVVFKQKDGMLYADSVYQYKGAESNLLEAFGNVRITQADTVTITGNHAMYNGNTRTAAIDGNVIMRDPRMTLNTPSLLYNLETKTATYTEGGTIVDPENRLQSRRGSYNTTTKIFDFQQDVNVTTADYNIKAQNMKYNTLTKVVYFQGPTFIKGQQGDLYAEEGTYNTLTKVSNFGRNAYILTKEYRLGGDKLFYDQAKGYGYAEKNVSLRSLKDDVTIRGQVGRYWREKGEAKVYGNRPVMETIMEGDTLYMSADTLYSREAKGARTASMIFAYPNVKIFKSDLQGKADSLSYNRTDSVMHLNMKPVLWNEQSQLVSDTIHIQMRNKAIDRMYMYSNAFIVSEDTLKNYNQVKGRDMTAYFKQGDISKVNVNGNGESIYFALEGDSLVTGMNKSISSDMILRFGENKLKTISFLVQPDASFIPPHELKEAEKTLEGFSWMAELRPTKKEVLARPAPAKPKQEPKKATNTKAAKPKKAAAKKKNGAAVK; this comes from the coding sequence ATGAACTACACAAAACTACTGTTTTCTCTTGTCTTTAGCTTGATGGCGGTTGTTGTTTTCGGGCAGCAGCGGCCAAAGCCTGCGCAAACGGAGAAAGTGCCGGTTGATCTCGTGAATGCTGATAGCCTTGTGGGCGGTGTTTTCAACGGAAAAAAAATTGATAAGCTGATCGGTAGCGTTGTTTTCAAGCAGAAAGACGGCATGCTGTACGCCGACTCGGTGTACCAATACAAAGGTGCCGAATCGAACCTGCTGGAGGCTTTTGGCAACGTGCGCATCACTCAGGCCGACACCGTGACTATTACTGGCAACCACGCGATGTATAATGGTAACACCCGCACCGCAGCAATTGACGGCAACGTGATTATGCGTGACCCGCGCATGACACTGAACACGCCAAGCCTGCTCTACAACCTGGAAACTAAAACAGCCACCTACACCGAGGGTGGTACCATTGTAGACCCGGAGAACCGTCTGCAAAGCCGCCGTGGCTCTTACAATACCACTACCAAAATATTTGACTTCCAGCAGGACGTGAACGTGACGACGGCTGACTACAACATCAAGGCGCAGAACATGAAGTATAACACACTTACCAAAGTGGTGTACTTCCAGGGACCAACCTTTATCAAAGGGCAGCAGGGCGATTTGTATGCTGAGGAGGGCACGTACAACACCCTCACCAAAGTATCCAACTTCGGGCGCAACGCTTACATTCTCACCAAAGAATACCGCTTGGGTGGCGATAAGCTGTTTTATGATCAGGCAAAGGGCTACGGCTATGCCGAGAAGAACGTGTCGCTGCGCTCGCTGAAGGATGATGTGACAATTCGGGGGCAGGTGGGCCGCTACTGGCGCGAAAAGGGCGAAGCCAAAGTATACGGCAACCGACCGGTTATGGAAACCATCATGGAGGGCGATACACTCTACATGTCGGCCGACACCCTGTACTCACGAGAGGCAAAAGGCGCGCGTACGGCAAGTATGATTTTCGCGTATCCCAACGTGAAAATCTTTAAATCAGACCTGCAGGGCAAAGCTGATTCGCTAAGCTACAACCGAACCGATTCTGTGATGCACCTGAACATGAAACCGGTGCTGTGGAACGAGCAGAGCCAGTTGGTGTCGGACACCATCCACATCCAGATGCGCAACAAGGCCATCGACCGCATGTACATGTACAGCAATGCATTTATTGTTTCGGAGGATACGCTGAAAAACTATAACCAGGTGAAGGGCCGTGACATGACGGCTTATTTCAAGCAGGGCGACATTAGTAAGGTAAATGTGAACGGCAACGGCGAGAGCATTTACTTTGCTCTGGAGGGAGACAGCCTGGTAACCGGAATGAACAAGTCTATCAGCAGCGATATGATTCTAAGGTTCGGCGAAAATAAACTCAAGACCATCTCGTTTCTCGTGCAGCCGGACGCCAGTTTTATTCCGCCGCACGAGCTAAAGGAAGCAGAAAAGACACTGGAGGGATTTAGTTGGATGGCGGAATTGCGACCAACTAAAAAAGAGGTGCTTGCCAGGCCTGCGCCTGCCAAACCGAAGCAAGAGCCTAAGAAAGCCACTAACACCAAAGCCGCCAAACCTAAAAAAGCAGCCGCCAAAAAGAAGAATGGCGCAGCTGTTAAATAA
- a CDS encoding BamA/TamA family outer membrane protein: protein MTPEARRLSIPGLLLAFVLSSNSASAQSISPQQDSITTAIAPEYDQVSKGHRFWFGDNYRNVWATPVKMRVFRLNEEKGGLKITERGGGQQTKSLRLEDASGKEYVLRTIQKDPEKALPENLRPTVAKDIVQDQISASHPFGAMVVPPLAESLGLLHAKPEVVYLPDDPALGEFREDFANAVYLFEEREPIAAGLDTDNTEKVLEKLEEDNDTRVNQRAVLRARLLDMVIGDWDRHEDQWRWRQVEDEVGDYYDPIPRDRDQVFFTNDGVIPKIGSREWLLPKFQGFDKEIRDVDGFNFNARFFDRLFLMELGEEDWRKEIAFVQQQLTDELLRRAVREMPKPVYELSGEEITSTLIARRDDLQNQALEYYRFLAEKVDIAGSDKHEEFNFSYQPNGNIDLKIYKIKKEGDRDRLLLARTFTPDHTKELRLFGRGDEDLFKVEGSGKSKIKVRLIGGGSADTFVVTEDFRNPGRLLIYDRKDGDNKLPKGNLAKLRVSNDTIVNYYNPRSFEYDVLMPAATVGYNQDDGILLGVGFNYVKQGFRKDPYAARHRFIVGHALATNAFFGTYEGEFPKLIARRFDLGIELDARAPNNTSNFFGIGNGTDFPDEQSIRYYRTRYDFVNGQVTLQRLLGPKFKVYAGLAGQYYNMDPSDNVGRFINTYSEQNPGLDLFERKYYGGLIGGFTLDTRDKSIMPTSGMYWNANLRGFSQLQGEENKYGQLQSELGLYFNLGSNFVIANRVGGGTTFGDPAFFQLLYLGGTQNLRGFRNFRFAGEQMLYHNIELRMKLFDFTSYLFPGSVGLIGFNDVGRVWSDEGVDESGWHDGFGGGLYVTPAELVLIHGVVGFSEDGVLPYLSIGFRF, encoded by the coding sequence ATGACCCCAGAAGCAAGAAGACTTTCTATACCAGGCCTGCTGTTGGCCTTCGTGCTAAGCAGCAATTCTGCCTCCGCCCAGAGTATCTCCCCCCAGCAGGACAGCATTACCACAGCCATTGCCCCGGAATACGACCAGGTAAGCAAGGGGCACCGCTTCTGGTTTGGCGACAATTACCGGAACGTATGGGCTACGCCGGTGAAGATGCGCGTCTTTCGGCTGAACGAGGAGAAGGGCGGCCTAAAGATTACCGAGCGCGGCGGCGGCCAGCAAACCAAATCGCTGCGGCTGGAGGATGCCTCTGGAAAAGAATACGTGCTGCGCACCATTCAGAAAGACCCGGAAAAGGCGCTGCCTGAGAACCTGCGCCCAACCGTAGCCAAAGACATTGTGCAGGACCAGATATCGGCCTCGCACCCGTTTGGGGCTATGGTGGTGCCGCCACTTGCTGAGTCACTGGGCCTGCTGCACGCAAAACCAGAGGTAGTTTATTTGCCGGATGACCCCGCTTTGGGAGAGTTTAGGGAAGACTTTGCCAACGCGGTATACTTGTTTGAGGAGCGGGAGCCAATTGCGGCAGGCCTGGATACCGACAATACCGAGAAAGTACTGGAGAAGTTGGAGGAGGACAACGACACGCGGGTAAACCAACGGGCGGTGCTGCGCGCCAGGCTGCTGGACATGGTGATCGGCGACTGGGACCGGCATGAAGACCAGTGGCGCTGGCGCCAGGTGGAGGATGAGGTGGGCGACTACTACGACCCGATTCCGCGCGACCGCGACCAGGTGTTCTTTACCAACGACGGCGTGATTCCCAAGATCGGTTCACGCGAGTGGCTGTTACCGAAGTTCCAGGGCTTCGATAAGGAGATTCGCGACGTGGATGGGTTCAATTTTAACGCCCGTTTCTTTGATCGCCTCTTTTTGATGGAATTGGGAGAGGAGGACTGGCGGAAGGAGATTGCCTTCGTGCAGCAGCAGCTCACCGATGAACTGCTTCGGCGGGCGGTGCGCGAGATGCCAAAACCGGTGTACGAACTATCCGGAGAGGAAATAACCAGTACGCTAATAGCTAGGCGTGACGACCTGCAAAATCAGGCACTGGAGTACTACCGCTTCCTGGCTGAGAAAGTAGACATTGCCGGCTCTGATAAGCACGAGGAATTTAACTTCAGCTATCAGCCTAACGGCAACATCGACCTGAAGATCTATAAAATAAAGAAGGAGGGAGACCGTGACCGCCTGCTGCTCGCGCGCACCTTTACCCCGGACCACACCAAGGAACTGCGCCTGTTCGGCCGAGGCGACGAGGACTTGTTCAAAGTAGAGGGCAGCGGAAAATCAAAAATAAAAGTAAGACTGATCGGGGGAGGCAGTGCCGATACCTTTGTGGTGACAGAGGATTTCAGGAACCCTGGCCGCCTGCTGATCTACGACCGCAAGGACGGTGACAACAAGCTTCCCAAAGGCAACCTGGCAAAACTGCGGGTATCAAACGACACCATTGTAAACTACTACAACCCACGCAGCTTTGAGTATGATGTGCTGATGCCGGCTGCCACTGTGGGCTACAACCAGGACGACGGTATTCTGCTGGGAGTTGGCTTCAACTACGTGAAGCAGGGCTTTCGGAAGGACCCGTACGCGGCCAGGCACAGGTTTATTGTAGGTCACGCGCTGGCCACCAACGCCTTTTTCGGAACGTACGAGGGCGAATTCCCCAAGCTTATCGCACGGAGGTTTGATTTAGGTATAGAACTGGATGCCCGGGCGCCAAACAACACGAGCAACTTCTTCGGCATCGGCAACGGCACCGATTTCCCGGATGAGCAGTCCATCCGCTACTACCGCACCCGCTACGATTTCGTGAACGGGCAGGTAACGCTGCAGCGCCTGTTGGGACCAAAGTTCAAAGTATACGCAGGCCTTGCCGGGCAGTACTACAACATGGACCCGTCCGACAACGTCGGCCGCTTCATCAATACTTATTCTGAGCAGAACCCGGGGCTCGACCTCTTCGAGCGCAAGTATTACGGAGGCCTGATCGGCGGCTTCACGCTTGATACCCGCGACAAGAGCATCATGCCAACGAGCGGCATGTACTGGAACGCCAATCTGCGTGGGTTTAGCCAGCTTCAAGGGGAGGAGAACAAGTATGGGCAGCTGCAATCGGAGTTGGGGCTATACTTTAATTTGGGGTCAAACTTTGTAATAGCCAACCGTGTTGGCGGCGGCACCACCTTTGGCGACCCTGCTTTTTTCCAGCTTTTATACTTGGGCGGTACCCAAAACCTGCGCGGCTTCCGCAACTTCCGCTTTGCCGGCGAGCAGATGCTGTACCACAACATTGAGCTGCGTATGAAGCTGTTCGACTTTACCTCCTACCTTTTCCCGGGCTCCGTTGGTTTGATTGGTTTTAATGACGTGGGCCGCGTGTGGTCTGATGAAGGAGTGGATGAGAGCGGCTGGCACGATGGCTTTGGCGGTGGCCTTTATGTCACTCCAGCCGAACTGGTGCTGATCCATGGCGTGGTGGGCTTCTCAGAAGATGGCGTGCTGCCCTACTTGTCGATAGGCTTTAGGTTTTAA
- a CDS encoding rhomboid family protein, translated as MSLIDDLKYTFRQPDNTLKQLIIINVLVYLVFLIIGTPLGWMGYGWVERIVLYYLSLPSEPMDFLVKPWTLITYFFTHEGFFHILFNMLNLYWFGMILTEYLGSRKLLSLYVLGGIAGGLLYMLMYNIMPAFTERNISGLLIGASASVLAIVVAAATLLPNYTLNLLIIGPVKIKWIALALVLMSWALADDSGGNAGGNIAHLGGALIGWVFIKQLQRGTDLGRPVLAVTDFFGNLFTRKPKLKVSHRRTGSSARANGSTATSRPGTPDQSEIDRILDKISSSGYESLSKEEKQKLFQASQKD; from the coding sequence ATGAGTTTAATCGACGACCTAAAATATACTTTCCGGCAGCCCGACAACACGCTTAAGCAGCTCATTATCATTAATGTGCTGGTATACCTGGTGTTCCTGATCATCGGTACGCCGCTGGGTTGGATGGGCTACGGTTGGGTAGAGCGGATAGTGCTCTACTACCTGTCGCTGCCTTCGGAGCCGATGGATTTCCTTGTAAAGCCCTGGACGCTAATCACCTACTTCTTCACCCACGAGGGTTTCTTTCACATTCTCTTCAACATGCTGAACCTCTATTGGTTCGGGATGATCCTGACGGAGTACCTGGGAAGCAGAAAGCTGCTGAGTCTGTACGTGCTGGGCGGTATTGCCGGCGGTTTGCTGTACATGCTCATGTACAACATAATGCCCGCCTTTACCGAGCGCAACATCAGCGGCCTGTTGATTGGGGCCTCAGCGAGTGTGCTGGCCATTGTGGTGGCCGCCGCTACCTTGCTGCCCAACTACACGCTCAACCTGCTCATTATCGGGCCGGTAAAGATAAAGTGGATCGCGTTGGCGCTGGTACTGATGTCGTGGGCGCTGGCAGACGATAGTGGCGGAAACGCGGGTGGCAATATCGCCCACCTTGGCGGCGCCCTGATCGGCTGGGTCTTCATCAAGCAACTGCAGCGGGGCACCGACCTGGGCAGGCCGGTGCTGGCTGTCACTGATTTTTTCGGGAACCTGTTCACGCGCAAGCCAAAGCTCAAGGTGTCGCACCGCCGCACCGGCAGCAGCGCCCGCGCTAACGGAAGCACTGCCACCAGCCGCCCCGGTACACCCGACCAAAGCGAGATAGACCGCATCCTCGATAAAATATCCAGCTCTGGCTACGAGAGCCTCTCCAAGGAAGAGAAACAGAAGCTCTTCCAGGCAAGTCAGAAAGACTAA
- a CDS encoding rhomboid family intramembrane serine protease, which produces MFNITPMVRNLLIINVVVFILQLNGVISNDMFALHYVGSELFQPVQLLTHMFMHGGWGHLFSNMFSLFIFGPMLERFWGANRLLVFYLITGIGASILYTGVRAYELNQMEQDTVQYIENPSPLAFVNYMDEHVEEGYGRELAVAYKENINNPQYVQATIDEVKDVFRTIYNIPLVGASGAVFGILMAFGLLFPNLELMLLFLPVPIKAKYFVLFYGAYELYAGFNRVPGDNVAHFAHLGGMLFAYIMVRMWQRNDYRNY; this is translated from the coding sequence ATGTTCAATATCACCCCCATGGTCAGGAACCTCCTGATCATCAATGTGGTCGTGTTTATACTTCAGCTCAACGGCGTCATATCCAATGATATGTTTGCGCTGCACTATGTCGGTTCGGAGCTGTTTCAGCCGGTGCAGCTTTTAACGCACATGTTCATGCACGGCGGCTGGGGGCACCTATTCAGCAACATGTTCAGCCTTTTCATCTTCGGGCCCATGCTGGAGCGGTTCTGGGGGGCAAACCGCTTGCTGGTTTTTTATCTGATCACGGGCATTGGGGCCAGTATACTTTATACCGGCGTCAGGGCCTACGAACTTAACCAGATGGAGCAGGACACGGTGCAGTACATCGAGAATCCGTCGCCGCTGGCCTTCGTCAACTACATGGATGAGCATGTGGAGGAAGGCTATGGCCGTGAACTGGCGGTGGCCTACAAGGAAAACATCAACAACCCGCAGTACGTGCAGGCCACGATAGATGAGGTGAAGGATGTGTTCCGCACAATTTATAACATTCCGCTGGTAGGTGCCTCCGGGGCCGTGTTCGGGATTCTGATGGCGTTTGGCCTGCTGTTTCCGAACCTGGAGCTGATGCTGCTGTTCCTGCCGGTGCCCATTAAGGCCAAGTACTTTGTGCTGTTCTATGGGGCCTATGAGCTGTATGCCGGTTTTAACCGGGTTCCCGGCGACAATGTGGCGCACTTTGCGCACCTCGGGGGCATGCTCTTCGCGTATATAATGGTAAGAATGTGGCAACGCAACGACTACAGAAACTACTAA
- the mdh gene encoding malate dehydrogenase has translation MKVTVVGAGNVGATCADVLAYREIANEVVLVDIKEGFAEGKALDIWQKAPINLYDTRTVGVTNDYSKTADSDVVVITSGLPRKPGMTRDDLISTNAGIVKSVTENIVKHSPNAIIIVVSNPLDVMTYAAHITSKLPRTRVMGMAGILDTARYRAFLAEELNVSPKDIQAVLMGGHGDTMVPLPRYTTVGGIPVTELIAEDKLNAIIERTKSGGGELVKLMGTSAWYAPGSAAAQMVEAIVRDQRRVFPVCVRLEGEYGIDGVYLGVPVILGKNGIEKVIELQLNDEEKQLLETSRGHVKEVMDALDNINANA, from the coding sequence ATGAAAGTAACCGTAGTTGGAGCAGGTAACGTTGGGGCAACTTGCGCCGATGTACTAGCTTACCGCGAAATCGCGAACGAAGTAGTACTGGTGGACATTAAAGAGGGTTTTGCGGAAGGCAAGGCACTTGATATCTGGCAGAAAGCGCCAATTAACCTATACGACACACGCACGGTAGGTGTAACAAACGATTACAGCAAAACCGCTGACTCTGACGTGGTGGTGATCACCTCTGGCCTGCCACGCAAGCCAGGTATGACGCGCGACGACCTGATCTCTACCAACGCCGGTATCGTGAAGTCGGTAACTGAGAACATCGTAAAGCATTCTCCAAACGCTATCATCATCGTGGTGTCTAACCCGCTGGACGTAATGACCTACGCGGCGCACATCACCTCTAAACTGCCACGCACCCGCGTTATGGGTATGGCCGGTATCCTGGACACGGCGCGCTACCGTGCCTTCCTTGCCGAAGAACTGAACGTGTCTCCAAAAGACATTCAGGCGGTGTTGATGGGTGGCCACGGCGACACCATGGTTCCGCTTCCGCGTTACACTACGGTTGGTGGCATTCCGGTTACTGAACTTATCGCAGAAGACAAGCTGAACGCGATTATCGAACGCACCAAGTCTGGTGGTGGCGAACTGGTAAAACTGATGGGTACTTCTGCCTGGTATGCACCGGGTTCTGCAGCTGCCCAAATGGTGGAAGCCATCGTGCGCGACCAGCGCCGTGTGTTCCCGGTTTGCGTAAGACTGGAAGGCGAGTATGGTATCGACGGTGTTTACCTGGGTGTGCCGGTTATACTTGGCAAGAACGGTATCGAGAAGGTAATCGAGCTGCAGCTGAACGACGAGGAGAAGCAACTGCTGGAGACTTCCCGCGGCCACGTGAAAGAAGTTATGGACGCGCTGGACAACATAAACGCCAACGCCTAG
- the tilS gene encoding tRNA lysidine(34) synthetase TilS has product MLQKVSAYIQAHGLCLPTDKLLVAVSGGIDSTVLCEVLHQLKYNFAVAHCNFGLRAEDAEADQLFVKKLAKKYEVPFFTENFNTRAFAEQEKLSIQMAARTLRYEWFEGVRQHEGYDYIATAHHSNDTTETILLHLTKGTGIAGLHGIPPKNGKIIRPLLSITKDDIYELVTERKLIWREDSSNETTKYQRNKIRHEVIPVLKEINPNLEETMQHTAERVSHAESIVAAYINNLRGQSINEAEEAVYVALEPLRSATGLPVVLHELLRPYNFSYSVVLELVEALDGLSGKQFESPTHTLVKDRDQLVLTPRNLSSFGSVLINEGDTEAEAGNLTFSIRYVEADKYKLNTKPHVAALDAAALKFPLKLRVWQEGDWFVPLGMNGKKKISDFLIDKKVPANLKGQTLVLVSDQSVAWIVGQRLDNRFKVSDKTEQVVEISMERIK; this is encoded by the coding sequence ATGCTACAGAAAGTTTCAGCGTACATTCAGGCCCATGGCCTTTGCCTGCCTACAGATAAACTATTAGTGGCTGTAAGTGGCGGCATCGACTCTACGGTGCTTTGCGAAGTGCTGCACCAGCTCAAGTATAATTTCGCCGTGGCCCACTGCAATTTCGGGTTGCGTGCCGAAGATGCCGAGGCCGACCAGTTATTTGTCAAAAAGCTGGCCAAAAAGTATGAGGTGCCTTTCTTTACCGAGAACTTCAACACCCGCGCCTTTGCCGAGCAGGAAAAGCTATCGATACAGATGGCGGCCCGCACACTGCGCTATGAGTGGTTTGAGGGGGTAAGGCAGCATGAAGGCTACGATTACATTGCTACCGCCCACCACAGCAACGACACCACCGAAACGATATTGCTGCACCTGACCAAAGGCACCGGCATTGCCGGCTTGCATGGCATCCCGCCCAAGAACGGCAAAATTATCCGCCCGCTCCTGTCCATCACCAAAGACGATATTTATGAACTGGTGACGGAGCGAAAATTGATCTGGCGCGAGGACTCATCCAACGAAACCACCAAATACCAGCGCAACAAGATCCGGCACGAGGTTATTCCGGTGCTGAAGGAGATTAACCCAAACCTGGAGGAAACAATGCAGCACACGGCGGAGCGCGTAAGCCATGCCGAGAGTATTGTGGCGGCCTATATCAACAACCTGCGCGGGCAAAGTATAAACGAGGCGGAAGAGGCCGTATATGTGGCGCTGGAGCCGCTGCGTAGCGCTACGGGCTTACCAGTGGTGCTGCACGAGCTGCTGCGGCCTTACAACTTCAGCTATTCGGTTGTTTTGGAGCTGGTGGAGGCGCTGGATGGCCTGTCAGGGAAGCAGTTCGAGTCGCCAACGCACACGCTGGTGAAAGACCGTGACCAACTGGTGCTCACGCCGCGCAACCTCAGCAGTTTCGGCAGTGTACTAATCAACGAAGGCGACACTGAGGCGGAGGCAGGCAACCTGACGTTCAGCATCAGGTATGTGGAGGCCGACAAGTATAAACTCAACACAAAGCCGCACGTGGCGGCCTTGGATGCCGCTGCGTTGAAGTTTCCGCTGAAGCTGCGCGTCTGGCAGGAGGGTGACTGGTTTGTGCCCCTGGGCATGAACGGCAAAAAGAAAATCAGCGACTTTCTGATCGATAAGAAAGTACCCGCCAACCTAAAGGGCCAAACGCTGGTATTAGTATCAGACCAGTCTGTTGCCTGGATCGTGGGCCAGCGCCTCGACAACCGCTTTAAGGTAAGCGACAAGACAGAGCAGGTGGTGGAGATAAGTATGGAACGTATCAAGTAG